In the Passer domesticus isolate bPasDom1 chromosome 4, bPasDom1.hap1, whole genome shotgun sequence genome, one interval contains:
- the LOC135299812 gene encoding RNA polymerase II elongation factor ELL2-like: MPTNSAKFFQRLSRTVSQRPIRDRVIHLLALKNYKKPELLSHLEREGVVEKDKESLGKILQEVANLDANENSFSLKEHFFKDIQEDWPGYTERDRQTLEVTLSQKPTPSQNATSTSQSPSLGPSEGDTPRRTAQKRPLAFDFLNPVMGKKQKIDQEPSDVQPAAGGHSPSFLDLPSTSCSILKLSPSVRLISTSTPEKQQKNKVQTHSGFPVSARVQGKTPKSEGEEAEVRGAQQNNPCPVPGKKRMVPVRLADIDWSGCAAVYVLSFVSSGQGFMSL, from the exons ATGCCCACGAACTCTGCCAAATTCTTCCAGAGACTTTCCAGGACTGTTTCCCAACGACCCATCAGAGACAGGGTGATTCATTTACTGGCTCTGAAGAATTACAAGAAGCCAGAGCTACTTTCCCACTTAGAGAGAGAGGGAGTTGTGGAAAAGGACAAGGAATCTCTTGGAAAGATCCTTCAGGAG GTAGCCAACCTGGATGCAAATGAGAATTCTTTCAGCTTGAAGGAACATTTCTTTAAAGACATTCAGGAAGATTGGCCTGGCTACACTGAAAGAGATAGACAGACATTGGAGGTGACCCTTTCTCA AAAACCAACTCCATCTCAGAatgccaccagcaccagccagtcaccatctctgggACCTTCTGAAGGAGATACTCCACGCAGAActgctcag AAACGGCCTCTGGCTTTTGACTTTCTCAATCCTGTGATGGGCAAGAAGCAGAAAATTGACCAGGAGCCCAGTGAtgtccagccagcagctggtggccactCTCCTTCTTTCTTGGACCTGCCTTCCACATCCTGTTCAATTTTGAAGCTGTCTCCAAGTGTCAGATTGATTTCCACTTCCACCCCtgaaaaacaacagaagaaTAAGGTTCAGACACATTCTGGATTCCCAGTGTCTGCCAGGGTGCAGGGGAAGACTCCCAAGTCCGAGG GAGAAGAAGCAGAGGTCAGAGGAGCCCAACAGAACAATCCATGTCCTGTGCCTGGGAAGAAGAGGATGGTGCCTGTGAGACTTGCAGACATCGACTGGAGCGGCTGCGCTGCTGTTTacgtattaagttttgtttcgtcgggccagggttttatgagcctttaa